In the genome of Flexistipes sinusarabici DSM 4947, one region contains:
- the cas1 gene encoding CRISPR-associated endonuclease Cas1: protein MIVYITEQGAYITIAGERLVIRKNGNIVGTFLSKDLDQIVIMGNISITTQAMKHMLKNKIDTVFTTYSGKYLGRLVAELGKNIVLRRMQFETLSDENIKLSLARSIIGSKVKNCIQTLRKFNYYHKSGEVSKILNQLTASLKEIDKIDNISSLLGFEGRTANLYFRAFDHLLKGPIFFEKRTRRPPQNEFNAMLSFGYTILLNLVRTSVNTVGLDPYYGAYHAEEYGRPSLVLDLMEEFRPVAVDFPVISSVNKNIMQKSDFVWNTDGDPDKLPVQLTVFGRKKFISLLEKRFNQKFWHDTKMRNMSLRDIIRYQCYLFSKSLVDKVEYKGFRVSL from the coding sequence ATGATAGTTTATATTACAGAGCAGGGAGCGTATATCACAATAGCAGGTGAAAGGTTAGTAATCAGGAAAAATGGCAATATTGTCGGAACTTTCCTTTCAAAGGATTTGGATCAGATTGTTATAATGGGAAATATAAGTATTACTACTCAGGCAATGAAGCACATGCTCAAAAATAAAATTGATACAGTATTTACAACTTATTCCGGTAAATATCTGGGCAGGTTAGTTGCTGAACTCGGCAAAAATATAGTGTTGAGAAGAATGCAGTTTGAAACATTGTCTGATGAAAACATCAAGCTGAGCCTTGCCCGATCAATAATAGGCTCAAAGGTCAAAAATTGTATTCAAACGCTTAGAAAATTTAACTACTATCATAAGTCCGGAGAGGTATCGAAAATTTTAAATCAATTAACTGCATCGTTGAAGGAAATTGACAAAATTGATAATATCTCTTCTCTCTTAGGGTTTGAGGGAAGGACAGCAAATTTATATTTCCGGGCATTTGATCATTTATTAAAAGGACCGATATTCTTTGAAAAACGTACCCGCAGACCGCCTCAAAATGAGTTTAACGCTATGCTCAGCTTTGGTTATACTATTTTATTAAACTTGGTGAGAACATCTGTAAATACAGTAGGCTTGGATCCGTATTACGGCGCATACCATGCGGAAGAATACGGGAGGCCGTCTTTGGTTCTCGATTTAATGGAGGAATTCAGGCCGGTTGCTGTGGATTTTCCGGTTATTTCTTCAGTTAATAAAAATATAATGCAAAAGTCGGATTTTGTTTGGAACACAGATGGAGATCCTGACAAACTTCCTGTACAGCTCACAGTATTTGGCAGGAAAAAGTTTATCAGTCTACTTGAAAAACGATTTAATCAAAAATTCTGGCACGATACAAAAATGAGAAATATGAGTTTAAGAGATATTATAAGATATCAGTGTTACCTGTTTAGCAAGTCATTGGTGGATAAAGTTGAGTATAAAGGTTTCAGAGTCAGTTTATGA
- the cas2 gene encoding CRISPR-associated endonuclease Cas2 has protein sequence MKKHYVICYDISDDRKRNKIDQLLKNKGMRVQKSVFECIITEAEFLKLKDRLVKYIDFDTDSIRYYFLCKHCVEMIETAGNTPTHEEKDLTII, from the coding sequence ATGAAAAAACACTACGTTATTTGCTATGATATCAGTGATGACCGAAAAAGAAATAAAATAGATCAGCTTCTTAAAAATAAGGGGATGCGGGTACAAAAAAGTGTTTTTGAGTGCATAATCACTGAAGCTGAGTTTTTGAAACTGAAAGACAGATTGGTAAAATATATCGATTTCGATACAGATTCAATAAGATACTATTTTTTGTGTAAACACTGCGTTGAAATGATAGAAACAGCAGGAAACACTCCTACACACGAAGAAAAAGATTTAACTATTATTTGA